One Mercenaria mercenaria strain notata chromosome 12, MADL_Memer_1, whole genome shotgun sequence DNA segment encodes these proteins:
- the LOC128547603 gene encoding uncharacterized protein LOC128547603 — MIITNVVFSAHLDCAIDLRRSCYRISNARYDPRQFPGLIWQHKTIGGNCLVFSNGVINCNGKATSIQEGRQRLRRYARRIQRLGYTVCLKDIKCLTVSASHTLSTALDLNQLVKERQIVYEPELFSAVNLKYDGVIFCCFHSGKVVITGIKDHAQLDEAVYPVLIELELYTRKKE; from the coding sequence ATGATTATCACAAACGTTGTGTTCAGTGCCCATTTGGACTGCGCTATTGACTTGAGGCGTTCGTGTTATCGTATATCAAACGCTCGTTACGATCCTAGACAATTTCCAGGACTGATCTGGCAACACAAGACCATAGGAGGAAATTGCTTAGTCTTCTCCAACGGAGTTATCAACTGTAATGGAAAAGCGACCAGTATTCAGGAGGGACGTCAAAGACTACGACGTTATGCCAGACGTATACAGCGATTAGGGTACACGGTGTGTCTGAAAGATATCAAATGCCTAACAGTGTCAGCCAGTCACACCTTAAGTACCGCCTTAGACTTAAATCAGTTGGTAAAAGAAAGACAGATCGTGTATGAACCTGAACTATTTTCAGCGGTGAATTTAAAATATGATGGagtcattttttgttgttttcacagCGGTAAAGTGGTCATAACTGGAATCAAAGATCATGCTCAACTAGATGAAGCGGTCTACCCAGTCTTAATTGAACTGGAACTCTACACGCGTAAGAAGGAGTGA
- the LOC123533542 gene encoding uncharacterized protein LOC123533542, with protein MANDFLLKKWRALYHGCDINGDNQITMEDAEVFTDRFSSHHKFDAGRTAALKDEYRALWEKIFLKGLDRVTEKLFMEQITEQYNADPVKFKADTHEFTSAITNIFDVNKDGQLSEEELAVCMKSWGLDKFDEKFVKAFPQRKPGFIHNDDYTANWDAYFCNDDESDISKEKPSMYGFGLIDL; from the exons ATGGCAAACGACTTTCTCCTGAAAAAATGGAGGGCTTTGTATCACGGATGCGACATCAACGGCGATAATCAGATTACGATGGAAGACGCGGAAGTTTTCAC GGACAGGTTTTCCTCCCATCACAAATTCGATGCAGGAAGAACAGCCGCTCTCAAAGACGAATACCGCGCACTCTGGGAGAAGATCTTTCTGAAAGGTTTAGATCGTGTCACAGAGAAACTATTTATGGAACAGATAACGGAACAATATAACGCTGATCCTGTCAAGTTTAAGGCCGATACTCACGAGTTCACCTCTGCCATCACAAATATATTTGATGTTAATAAAGATGGTCAATTGTCAGAAGAGGAATTGGCTGTCTGCATGAAATCCTGGGGTTTGGACAAGTTCGACGAGAAATTCGTAAAGGCCTTTCCTCAAAGGAAGCCGGGTTTCATACACAATGATGACTACACAGCGAATTGGGatgcatatttttgtaatgatGACGAAAGCGATATCTCTAAAGAGAAACCTTCCATGTACGGTTTCGGTCTAATTGACCTTTAA